A single region of the Pelobates fuscus isolate aPelFus1 chromosome 4, aPelFus1.pri, whole genome shotgun sequence genome encodes:
- the LOC134608837 gene encoding thread biopolymer filament subunit gamma-like, producing the protein MSVSGASSASWVASSSQKSGYSLSHGASAGAGLSAGLSRLSVGGGGGFGLSSGGFALGAGAGLGAGLGGASLSLGGGGGSFGLSLGGGLGGGLGGGLGGGLGGGLGGGLGGGLGGGFGGGYGGAGLGGSAAFSLGRSLTSGGLSSTLNVGAPRVVPQLLSRASEKQTLAGLNERFYSYVEKVKQLQFENQTLQTQLNLLTGGTSVTSSDTSGPVNFELQITDLRNTVETLTLENVRYEIELDNIRGAAEELKTKFELELGVKYQLETDIAAMKRDIESATELRTTLEQRFTAALDDLEFVKKTHEEELSVLQSKLGTSADTSVSLIEVDAVRSFDLTTALSKLRADYEKSVQQHKEDAETYFRTKIEEINSETAKTSEVVAAVKTEITSTRKELQTLNTELQSVISVNYTLESNLSEVVARSSVGVAEFQAQITSYEAAIESAKVELHKIIINYQELLDIKQALDVEISTYKKLLEGEDLKFPDVGVLTGGTFTYSSDSGFQKKETIELLG; encoded by the exons ATGTCAGTCTCAGGTGCAAGTTCTGCGAGTTGGGTTGCTTCTTCCTCCCAAAAGTCTGGCTACTCTCTAAGCCATGGAGCATCTGCTGGTGCTGGTCTTTCTGCTGGTTTGTCACGTTTGAgtgtaggaggaggaggtggatttGGTTTGAGCAGTGGAGGGTTTGCTCTTGGTGCAGGAGCTGGTTTGGGTGCTGGACTTGGAGGAGCTAGTCTTAGCttaggtggaggtggtggtagtttTGGACTTAGTTTAGGTGGAGGCTTAGGTGGAGGCTTAGGCGGAGGCTTAGGCGGGGGCCTAGGTGGAGGCCTAGGGGGAGGCCTAGGTGGAGGCCTAGGGGGAGGCTTCGGAGGAGGCTATGGTGGTGCTGGTCTAGGTGGAAGTGCAGCATTTTCTTTGGGGCGCTCTTTAACTTCTGGTGGCCTAAGTTCAACTCTAAATGTTGGGGCTCCAAGGGTTGTTCCCCAACTTCTTTCTAGAGCAAGTGAGAAGCAGACTCTAGCAGGCTTAAATGAGCGTTTTTACTCATACGTTGAGAAAGTGAAGCAGCTTCAGTTTGAGAATCAAACTCTGCAAACACAACTGAATCTGCTGACAGGGGGCACCTCAGTAACTTCCTCAGATACCTCTGGACCTGTCAACTTTGAGCTGCAGATTACAGACCTAAGAAATACAGTTGAGACTCTAACATTGGAAAATGTTCGATATGAAATTGAATTGGACAACATCAGGGGAGCAGCAGAAGAGCTCAAGACAAA GTTTGAATTGGAACTGGGAGTAAAATACCAACTGGAAACTGATATCGCAGCAATGAAACGg gataTTGAATCTGCCACTGAATTGCGAACCACACTGGAACAAAGATTTACAGCTGCACTTGACGACCTTGAATTTGTGAAGAAGACACACGAAGAG GAACTCAGTGTACTACAGAGTAAGTTGGGAACTTCAGCTGACACATCTGTGTCTCTCATCGAAGTGGATGCAGTTAGATCATTTGACCTCACCACTGCTTTGAGCAAATTGAGAGCAGACTATGAGAAATCTGTCCAACAACACAAAGAAGACGCAGAGACATATTTCAGAACTAAG ATTGAAGAGATAAACAGCGAAACAGCCAAGACATCAGAGGTTGTTGCCGCAGTAAAAACAGAAATCACATCCACAAGAAAAGAACTTCAAACATTGAACACAGAACTTCAGTCCGTTATTTCAGTG AATTATACACTTGAAAGCAACCTTTCTGAAGTGGTGGCCAGGTCCAGTGTGGGCGTGGCGGAGTTCCAAGCACAAATAACAAGCTATGAAGCTGCCATTGAATCTGCAAAGGTTGAGCTCCACAAAATTATTATAAACTACCAAGAACTTTTGGACATAAAACAGGCCTTGGATGTGGAAATTTCTACCTACAAAAAACTTTTGGAGGGAGAAGATCTTAA ATTCCCTGACGTGGGGGTGTTGACAGGAGGCACATTCACTTATTCTT CTGATTCTGGATTTCAGAAGAAAGAGACAA ttgAACTGCTTGGCTGA